GCGCAACGACCGCGTCCATCCGCTGCGCAGCTGTGTCGTCGCGGATGCTCGCGCGCTGCCGTTTCCGGACGGCAGTGCCGATGCGGTGATTCTGCATGGTCCGTTGTATCACCTTGCTGCACGCGCGGATCGCGACCGCGTGTGGGCGGAGGCTAGGCGGCTGCTGCGCCCGCGCGGGCTTGTCTTTGGCTTCGCAATTTCACGCCACGCCGGGCTCGTGTACGGGCTCTCGCAGAATCTGGTGTTCGACGACGCCTACTACTCCGTCATCGAACACGAGGTGAGCACGGGAGTGCGGGACAATAATCCACCGCGCATCCGCTCGATGCTGAAGGCGTACTTCCACCTGCCCGACGAACTCGAGGCGGAGTTGCGCGTGCACGGTTTTGCCGTGGAGCAGACGCTCGGCGTCGCCGGGCCCGGCTGGAACACCCCGGACGCCGCCGCGGCGGTCGCCGATCCGGCAAAGCTGGACCGCCTCCTCGCCATCGCGCGTCTCGTCGAGCGCCAACCCTTGCTCAGCCAGGGCTTGGTTACCATCGGCTGCCGCCCGGCTTGAGTCCCGCGGAGCGCCGCTCCGCATTTCCTTGTTTTCCACCTTCCGTTTGCACGGCAGCGAAAACGGCCCTGTAACGTTTCGGCCGCCCGCGGGTTTTCGTGATGACGCATGCTCTCGGATCTCCGTCTCTCGGTTCGTACGCTCGCCAAATCGCGCGGCTTCGCGCTGACCGCCGTCCTGACGCTGGCGGTCGGCATCGGTGCCGCGACCACCATCTTCAGTGCGCTGCGCGCACTCGTGCTCACCCCCTTTCACTTCCCGCAGAGTGAGCAGCTCGTGCACGTGTGGTCGGGGGACCGCTGGCCGCTCTCGCAGGCCGACTTTCTCGACCTCCGGCAGCAGGCTTCGTGTTTCACCGCCTTCGGCGTGTACCAGCCGATGCCGGTCAACTTCGGGCAGGAAAACGCCCAGTCGGTTTCCGCCATCTCCGGCACGGCCGATGTGCTCCGGGCGTTTGGCGTGGCGCCGATGCTCGG
The Opitutus sp. ER46 DNA segment above includes these coding regions:
- a CDS encoding class I SAM-dependent methyltransferase, producing the protein MKDHAADEILGSYEHFDEDKRLADPYGVLQRRHTEEILRRYLPPAPADVLDVGGATGPYAFWLADLGYAVHLVDLVPRHVDLARQRNDRVHPLRSCVVADARALPFPDGSADAVILHGPLYHLAARADRDRVWAEARRLLRPRGLVFGFAISRHAGLVYGLSQNLVFDDAYYSVIEHEVSTGVRDNNPPRIRSMLKAYFHLPDELEAELRVHGFAVEQTLGVAGPGWNTPDAAAAVADPAKLDRLLAIARLVERQPLLSQGLVTIGCRPA